Proteins from a genomic interval of Mycobacterium conspicuum:
- a CDS encoding phosphotransferase family protein, producing MEPVDLKAVADWMSEQGLGEGPLEDVSAVTGGTQNVMLRFTRSGRDYVLRRGPRHLRTRSNTVILRETKVLAALADSDVPHPHLIATCEDTSVLGDAVFYLMDPIDGFNAGEALPALHAGDAGVRHGMGLSMADALAKLGAVDHVAVGLADFGKPDGFLERQVPRWLSELESYQQYEGYPGPQIPGIEQVAGWLEEHRPSNWMPGIMHGDYHAANVMFSRTGPEVVAIVDWEMCTIGDPLLDLGWLLATWRQSDGSAVFSHALGGQEGLASTDELLERYAANTVRDLSHIAWYTVLACFKLGIVIEGTLARACAGQAEKEVGDQLHAATVHLFERALGLIETRG from the coding sequence ATGTTTCCGCAGTCACCGGCGGGACGCAAAACGTGATGCTGCGGTTCACCAGGTCGGGACGGGACTACGTGCTGCGGCGCGGGCCGCGGCATCTGCGCACCCGCAGCAACACCGTGATCCTGCGCGAAACCAAAGTCCTTGCCGCGCTGGCCGATTCCGATGTACCGCACCCGCACCTGATCGCCACGTGCGAGGACACCAGCGTGCTCGGCGACGCGGTCTTCTATCTGATGGACCCGATCGACGGCTTCAACGCCGGCGAGGCACTGCCCGCACTGCATGCGGGCGATGCCGGCGTGCGGCACGGGATGGGGCTGTCGATGGCCGACGCGCTGGCCAAGCTGGGCGCCGTCGACCACGTCGCCGTCGGTCTGGCCGATTTCGGCAAACCGGACGGCTTTCTGGAACGCCAAGTGCCGCGCTGGCTTTCGGAGCTGGAGTCCTATCAGCAGTACGAGGGCTACCCCGGGCCGCAGATTCCCGGGATCGAGCAGGTCGCCGGGTGGCTGGAAGAGCACCGGCCGTCGAACTGGATGCCGGGCATCATGCACGGCGACTACCACGCCGCCAACGTGATGTTCTCCCGCACCGGGCCGGAAGTGGTCGCCATCGTCGACTGGGAGATGTGCACCATCGGCGACCCGCTGCTGGACCTGGGCTGGCTGTTGGCCACCTGGCGCCAGTCCGACGGGTCGGCGGTGTTCAGCCACGCCCTCGGCGGTCAGGAGGGACTGGCCAGCACCGACGAGCTGCTGGAGCGGTACGCCGCCAACACGGTTCGCGATTTGTCGCACATCGCCTGGTACACGGTGTTGGCCTGCTTCAAGCTCGGCATCGTCATCGAGGGCACGCTGGCCCGAGCGTGCGCGGGCCAGGCCGAGAAGGAAGTCGGCGACCAGCTGCACGCGGCCACGGTGCACCTGTTCGAGCGGGCGTTGGGGCTCATCGAAACGCGGGGCTAA
- a CDS encoding 2-hydroxyacid dehydrogenase, translating to MAVKKADVLLIGTWEPTFQAELRARYDIRELPDGPPRAEFLRKHGAEFRVAVTSGPPGVDANLIAALPNLEAIVNNGAGVDTIDLDAAERRGIGVSNTPDVLSDTVADTALGLILMALRHFGAADRYVRAARWVSDGPFPYARDVSGLQVGILGLGRIGSAIATRLLGFDCAIAYHNRHRVEGSPYRYAESPLELAESVDVLVVATTGDPKTRHLVDRRVLEALGPEGYLINIARGSVVDQDAMVELLAGGGLAGAGLDVFADEPRVPTELFGLDNVVLFPHIGSATARTRRAMALLAIRNLESYLDNGVLVTPVLRPRR from the coding sequence GTGGCAGTGAAGAAAGCCGACGTGCTGTTGATCGGTACGTGGGAACCGACGTTCCAAGCCGAACTGCGCGCGCGTTACGACATCCGCGAGCTTCCCGACGGTCCCCCGCGGGCCGAATTCCTGCGCAAGCACGGGGCCGAGTTTCGCGTCGCGGTGACGTCAGGCCCCCCGGGTGTCGACGCCAATCTCATTGCCGCGCTGCCCAACCTGGAGGCGATCGTCAACAACGGCGCCGGCGTGGACACGATCGATCTCGACGCGGCCGAGCGCCGGGGCATCGGGGTGAGCAACACGCCGGACGTGCTGTCCGACACCGTCGCCGATACCGCCCTGGGGCTAATCCTGATGGCGCTGCGCCATTTTGGCGCGGCCGACCGCTACGTGCGGGCGGCCAGGTGGGTCAGCGATGGGCCATTCCCTTACGCCAGGGATGTCAGCGGCCTGCAGGTCGGCATCTTGGGCCTGGGCCGGATCGGATCGGCCATCGCCACCCGGTTGCTCGGATTCGACTGTGCCATCGCCTATCACAACCGCCACCGGGTCGAGGGGTCGCCGTACCGTTACGCGGAGTCCCCGCTGGAGTTGGCCGAGTCGGTCGACGTTCTGGTCGTCGCGACGACGGGCGATCCGAAGACGCGGCACCTCGTCGATCGCCGCGTGCTGGAGGCGTTGGGCCCCGAGGGGTACCTGATCAACATTGCGCGCGGCAGCGTGGTGGACCAGGACGCGATGGTGGAGTTGCTCGCCGGCGGTGGCCTGGCCGGGGCGGGGTTGGACGTCTTCGCCGACGAACCGCGTGTGCCGACCGAACTGTTCGGCCTGGACAACGTGGTGCTGTTCCCGCACATCGGCAGCGCCACCGCGCGCACCCGCCGGGCGATGGCATTGCTCGCGATCCGCAACCTCGAAAGTTACCTAGACAACGGCGTGCTTGTCACGCCGGTGTTGCGACCACGCCGGTAG
- a CDS encoding CopG family transcriptional regulator yields the protein MGMTLRPSEHQAEALRRQAASEGRSMQAVALSAIDEYIARRAHKAKIATALERVIREEAGVLERLKDA from the coding sequence GTGGGAATGACTCTGCGGCCCAGTGAGCACCAGGCGGAAGCGCTGCGTCGGCAGGCCGCGTCCGAAGGGCGGTCGATGCAGGCTGTCGCACTTTCGGCCATCGACGAATACATCGCGCGGCGGGCGCACAAGGCCAAAATCGCCACGGCGCTGGAGCGCGTGATCCGCGAGGAGGCCGGGGTTTTGGAGCGCCTTAAGGACGCATGA
- a CDS encoding type II toxin-antitoxin system death-on-curing family toxin has protein sequence MTDYLDLEDLLEIARAAVGRDVVVRDYGLLESALARPRASVFGQDAYPHLHLKAAALLHSLLRNHALVDGNKRLAWTACRTFLAINAQWISAPEDERFDLVIGVASGAIPDLAEIAARLCSWSHREG, from the coding sequence ATGACCGACTACCTGGACCTCGAAGATCTCCTGGAAATTGCCCGAGCGGCCGTGGGACGAGACGTCGTGGTCAGGGACTATGGCTTGCTTGAATCGGCGCTCGCGCGGCCCCGCGCCTCCGTATTCGGCCAGGACGCCTACCCGCATCTCCACCTGAAGGCGGCCGCGCTACTGCACTCGCTGTTGCGGAACCACGCGCTGGTCGACGGCAATAAGCGGCTGGCGTGGACAGCCTGCCGGACATTCCTCGCCATCAACGCACAGTGGATTAGTGCGCCCGAGGACGAGCGCTTCGACTTGGTGATCGGGGTGGCCAGCGGTGCAATTCCCGACCTTGCCGAGATCGCGGCGCGACTGTGCAGCTGGAGCCATCGGGAGGGCTGA
- a CDS encoding PE domain-containing protein — protein MTWSVQSEAVLGSAAAESAISAETEAAASAAAPVLLGTTPMGADADSVMFSAALNACGGSYLAAVSEHAAQRGLFAGAQGLASGVYVATEAARTGAIGL, from the coding sequence ATGACGTGGTCTGTGCAATCAGAGGCGGTTTTGGGGTCGGCGGCCGCGGAGTCGGCCATCAGCGCGGAAACCGAGGCCGCGGCCTCGGCGGCCGCGCCCGTCCTGCTAGGAACGACCCCCATGGGCGCCGACGCTGACTCGGTGATGTTCTCTGCAGCGCTCAACGCATGCGGCGGCAGCTACCTGGCTGCGGTCTCCGAGCACGCGGCCCAGCGCGGATTGTTCGCCGGCGCTCAGGGTCTCGCTTCGGGGGTATATGTGGCCACCGAGGCGGCCCGCACGGGAGCCATCGGGCTGTAG